A part of Nesterenkonia lutea genomic DNA contains:
- the rpsD gene encoding 30S ribosomal protein S4 produces MPTSPLRSRRTVKASRALGIALTPKAQKYLDRRPYGPGQHGRTRRRQDSDYAVRLKEKQRLRAQYGIREAQMTRYYEEAKRMHEGLTGENLIELLESRLDALVLRSGFARTIAQARQFVVHRHIMVNGKRVDRPSFRVKPGQMIQVHERSEGFEPFQVAAAGTHQDALPTVPGYLTVEIEKLQATLSRKPKREEVPITCEEQLVVEYYAR; encoded by the coding sequence ATGCCCACATCACCATTGCGCAGTCGTCGTACTGTGAAGGCCTCGCGGGCCCTTGGCATCGCGCTGACCCCCAAGGCCCAGAAGTACCTGGATCGCCGCCCCTACGGCCCCGGCCAGCACGGCCGTACGCGCCGTCGCCAGGATTCCGACTACGCGGTGCGCCTGAAGGAGAAGCAGCGTCTCCGCGCCCAGTACGGCATCCGTGAGGCGCAGATGACGCGCTACTACGAAGAGGCCAAGCGCATGCACGAGGGCCTGACCGGTGAGAACCTCATCGAGCTCCTCGAGTCCCGCCTGGACGCCCTGGTTCTGCGCTCGGGCTTCGCCCGCACCATCGCCCAGGCCCGCCAGTTCGTCGTGCACCGCCACATCATGGTCAACGGCAAGCGCGTGGACCGTCCGTCCTTCCGCGTGAAGCCCGGCCAGATGATCCAGGTGCATGAGCGTTCCGAGGGCTTCGAGCCTTTCCAGGTGGCCGCCGCAGGCACCCACCAGGACGCGCTCCCCACGGTTCCCGGCTACCTCACCGTCGAGATCGAGAAGCTGCAGGCGACTCTGTCCCGCAAGCCCAAGCGTGAAGAGGTTCCGATCACCTGTGAAGAGCAGCTCGTGGTCGAGTACTACGCACGCTGA
- the ruvX gene encoding Holliday junction resolvase RuvX, translating to MAEQPSERAPDPAATSTEHLRTPAPRAGVRLGVDVGEARVGLAASDPDALIATPVMTLRRDHNRASDLKMLLKIVRDRDVRALYVGLPLSLSGAETLSTQKARDYARKLAQMLDEEQLAAEIYLVDERLSTVSAAEKMRASGVASRDQRDRIDQAAAVEILAHALDLRQAWGREPGAPVSPA from the coding sequence GTGGCTGAGCAGCCGTCTGAACGCGCCCCCGACCCTGCCGCCACGTCCACGGAGCACCTCCGCACCCCGGCACCGCGGGCAGGCGTGCGGCTCGGGGTCGACGTCGGAGAGGCAAGGGTCGGACTGGCGGCCTCGGACCCGGATGCCCTGATCGCGACCCCGGTGATGACGCTGCGTCGTGACCACAACCGGGCCTCAGATCTGAAGATGCTGCTCAAGATCGTGCGCGACCGAGACGTCCGCGCGCTCTACGTGGGACTGCCGCTGTCCCTCTCGGGTGCCGAGACGCTCTCCACGCAGAAGGCACGGGACTATGCCCGGAAGCTGGCCCAGATGCTGGACGAGGAGCAGCTCGCCGCAGAGATCTACCTCGTCGACGAGCGGCTCTCGACCGTGTCCGCCGCCGAGAAGATGCGAGCCTCCGGAGTCGCCTCCCGCGACCAGCGCGATCGTATAGACCAGGCCGCCGCTGTGGAGATCCTCGCCCACGCCCTGGACCTGCGGCAGGCCTGGGGCCGTGAACCCGGGGCCCCGGTCTCCCCCGCCTGA
- the ruvB gene encoding Holliday junction branch migration DNA helicase RuvB, with translation MTEERAMEAALRPKALSDFVGQQTVRRQLSLVLESSRMRGTTSDHVLLSGPPGLGKTTLAMIIAAEMSAALRISSGPAIQHAGDLAAILSSLTEGEVLFVDEIHRMSRPAEELLYMAMEDFRVDVIVGKGAGATSIPLELPPFTLVGATTRAGLLPGPLRDRFGFTGHLEFYSEAELELVLRRSSMMLDMNVASAGFAEIASRSRGTPRIANRLLRRVRDWALVHGVHEVDRSTAAAALEMYEVDERGLDRLDRSVLEALCLKFKGGPVGLSTLAVLVGEETETVETVAEPYLVREGLLARTPRGRVATDDAWRHLGLTPPERHPDSLSG, from the coding sequence ATGACCGAGGAGCGCGCCATGGAGGCTGCGCTGCGTCCCAAGGCGCTCAGTGACTTCGTGGGGCAGCAGACGGTGCGCCGGCAGCTCTCACTGGTGCTCGAGTCCTCACGCATGCGCGGCACGACCTCCGACCACGTGCTGCTCTCCGGGCCCCCGGGCCTGGGCAAGACCACGCTGGCGATGATCATCGCCGCCGAGATGAGCGCCGCGCTGCGGATCAGCTCTGGCCCGGCGATCCAGCATGCCGGGGATCTGGCCGCGATCCTGTCCTCCCTGACCGAGGGAGAGGTGCTCTTCGTCGATGAGATCCACCGGATGTCACGTCCTGCGGAGGAGCTGCTCTACATGGCCATGGAGGACTTCCGGGTCGACGTGATCGTGGGCAAGGGCGCCGGAGCAACCTCCATCCCGCTGGAGCTGCCACCCTTCACCCTGGTGGGTGCGACCACCAGGGCTGGACTGCTTCCGGGGCCGCTGCGGGACCGCTTCGGCTTCACCGGTCATCTTGAGTTCTACAGCGAGGCGGAGCTCGAGCTGGTGCTCCGCAGATCCTCGATGATGCTGGACATGAATGTGGCCTCCGCCGGCTTCGCCGAGATCGCCTCGCGCTCCCGCGGGACCCCGCGCATCGCCAACCGGCTGCTGCGCCGGGTTCGGGACTGGGCGCTGGTCCACGGGGTGCACGAGGTCGATCGTTCCACCGCCGCGGCGGCCCTGGAGATGTATGAGGTCGATGAACGCGGCCTGGACCGACTGGACCGGTCCGTGCTGGAGGCGCTGTGCCTGAAGTTCAAGGGCGGCCCGGTGGGCCTCTCCACCCTGGCCGTGCTCGTGGGGGAGGAGACCGAGACGGTGGAGACGGTCGCGGAGCCCTACCTGGTGCGCGAGGGCCTGCTCGCGCGCACCCCGCGCGGACGCGTGGCCACCGATGATGCCTGGCGGCACCTGGGACTCACTCCGCCCGAGCGTCACCCTGATAGTCTGTCGGGTTGA
- the secD gene encoding protein translocase subunit SecD encodes MATRTPAAHARGVLIGLLVLLLGMGGLLAYAVQDGRAQWAPLLALDLEGGTQMVLSPQVDGEEEIDSEQLEQAVEVIRQRVDGSGVTESEIATQGAENVVVGMPGVPDAETRELIQASADMEFRPVIQVEQDMEFMESLLAEAEDLSEEDAEALEEELGATEDEEPAEPEDFEEPTAEPENGSDPNWVTPELAAEFANFECSREISFEDRAANSGDEPLISCDPETGMKYLLGPVEVPGTNISDSSFGMEQSPGGQSTGRWAVTINFDAEGTAAFSDTTSRLLNLEAPRNQFAIMLDGQVISAPTTQAAIVDGRPQITGDFTEEEARGLSEQLRYGSLPISFEIESEQQISATLGDEQLRLGLLAGIIGLVLVAGYALFQYRALGLVTITSLVVAGVMTWWAIALLGWSDGYRLSLAGIAGLIVSIGLTADSFIVYFERVKDELREGRSLPGAVEAGWARARRTILASKAVNVIAAVVLYLVAVGNVRGFAFTLGLTAVIDVILVFLFTHPLMQLIARKRFFAAGRPFSGLSEKELGVDVLYRGSRRYARPTPGTEQDGEVESQSPAGAAPVGSASSSTPTSSPLRRSAWTPEDAREDRVRDVPEISDQEWAQMTIAERRRARAAATTHRPDAGEIEEER; translated from the coding sequence ATGGCGACACGCACCCCCGCCGCGCATGCTCGCGGCGTTCTGATCGGCCTGCTCGTGCTGCTCCTGGGCATGGGCGGGCTTCTGGCCTATGCGGTCCAGGACGGACGCGCCCAATGGGCTCCGCTGTTGGCGCTGGACCTCGAAGGCGGCACGCAGATGGTCCTCTCCCCGCAGGTCGACGGGGAGGAGGAGATCGACTCCGAGCAGCTGGAACAGGCCGTGGAGGTCATCCGTCAGCGCGTGGACGGCTCAGGCGTGACGGAGTCCGAGATCGCCACCCAGGGCGCGGAGAACGTGGTCGTCGGCATGCCCGGCGTTCCCGACGCCGAGACCCGCGAGCTGATCCAGGCCTCCGCCGATATGGAGTTCCGTCCGGTCATCCAGGTGGAGCAGGACATGGAGTTCATGGAGAGCCTGCTCGCCGAGGCGGAGGACCTCTCCGAGGAGGACGCCGAAGCGCTCGAGGAAGAGCTCGGCGCGACCGAGGACGAGGAGCCCGCAGAGCCCGAGGACTTCGAGGAGCCCACAGCGGAGCCCGAGAACGGCTCTGATCCCAACTGGGTGACCCCGGAGCTCGCCGCTGAGTTCGCGAACTTTGAATGCAGCCGCGAGATCAGCTTCGAAGATCGCGCCGCGAACTCCGGGGATGAGCCGCTGATCTCCTGCGACCCCGAGACCGGCATGAAGTACCTGCTCGGACCGGTGGAGGTCCCCGGCACGAACATCTCCGACTCCAGCTTCGGGATGGAACAGTCTCCCGGAGGCCAGTCCACCGGACGCTGGGCCGTGACCATCAACTTCGATGCCGAAGGCACTGCGGCCTTCAGCGACACCACCAGTCGGCTGCTGAATCTGGAGGCTCCGCGCAACCAGTTCGCCATCATGCTCGACGGTCAGGTCATCTCGGCCCCGACCACGCAGGCCGCGATCGTGGATGGCCGTCCGCAGATCACCGGTGACTTCACCGAGGAGGAGGCCCGCGGACTCTCCGAACAGCTGCGCTATGGCTCCTTGCCGATCAGCTTCGAGATCGAGTCCGAGCAGCAGATCTCAGCCACCCTGGGCGATGAACAGCTGCGCCTGGGTCTCCTGGCAGGGATCATCGGCCTGGTGCTCGTGGCCGGATACGCGCTCTTCCAGTACCGCGCGCTGGGCCTGGTCACCATAACCTCCCTGGTGGTGGCCGGAGTCATGACCTGGTGGGCCATCGCGCTGCTCGGCTGGAGCGACGGGTATCGCCTGTCTCTGGCCGGCATCGCCGGGCTGATCGTGTCCATCGGCCTCACAGCAGACTCCTTCATCGTGTATTTCGAGCGAGTCAAGGACGAGCTGCGGGAGGGCCGTTCCCTGCCCGGCGCCGTCGAAGCCGGCTGGGCCCGTGCCCGACGCACCATTCTGGCCTCCAAGGCGGTGAACGTGATCGCCGCCGTCGTGCTCTACCTGGTGGCTGTGGGCAACGTGCGCGGCTTCGCGTTCACGCTGGGCCTGACCGCCGTCATCGACGTGATCCTGGTCTTCCTGTTCACGCATCCGCTCATGCAGCTGATCGCCCGGAAGAGGTTCTTCGCCGCAGGCAGGCCGTTCTCCGGGCTCTCGGAGAAGGAGCTCGGCGTCGACGTCCTCTACCGCGGCTCGAGACGGTACGCGCGCCCCACGCCGGGCACAGAGCAGGACGGCGAGGTCGAGTCACAGTCTCCAGCCGGCGCAGCGCCCGTGGGCAGCGCCTCCTCGAGCACTCCGACCAGTTCTCCGCTGCGCCGCTCCGCATGGACTCCTGAGGACGCCCGTGAAGATCGGGTCCGGGACGTTCCGGAGATCTCGGATCAGGAGTGGGCCCAGATGACCATCGCCGAACGCCGCAGAGCGCGCGCAGCCGCGACCACGCACCGGCCTGACGCCGGTGAGATCGAGGAGGAGCGCTGA
- a CDS encoding RelA/SpoT family protein produces the protein MVRRARAVGVVSDETSSSPLLEPLLRAMRANDSQQDFPLVERAFAAANHHHRDQKRKSGDPYITHPVAVATILAELGLTGSTLAAALLHDTVEDTSYSLEQLTEEFGDEIALLVDGVTKLDKLKFGDAAQAETVRKMVLAMAKDIRVLMIKLADRLHNARTWRYVAAESSARKAKETLEIFSPLAHRLGMNTIKWELEDLSFAALYPKVYEEIVRLVGDRTPQREKFLSQVRETIADDLNEASISATITGRPKHYYSIYQKMIVRGKEFDDIHDLMGVRVLVDTIRDCYAVLGALHARWNPLPGRFKDYIAMPKYNMYQSLHTTVLGPAGKPVEIQIRTHEMHRRAEYGVAAHWKYKQDISVPHAASEPPVGGSLAGTATQQSQATEDIGWLRSLVDWQSETKDPDEFLDSLRYEINAKEVFVYTPKGEVMSLPAGSTPVDFAYAIHTDVGHKTIGARVNGKLVPLNSELQHGDWVEIFTSKSETAGPSNDWLQFIKSARARNKIRHWFSKERREESIERGKESLTKAIRKSQLPLQKVMNPEVLDTVAKQLHYTEVAGLYAGVGEDHVSTQNVIEHLIALFEPEEEESEEHDTTPITSPVTPANQYSDAGVIVKGAGNVLVKLARCCTPVPPDEIEGFVTRGQGVSVHRGDCRNVEQLRDQPGRLVEVEWAPTKSSVFLVEIQVEALDRKSLLSDVTRILAESQVNILSASVQTSRDRVALSRFSFEMGDPRYLNHVLNSVRRIDGVYDVYRTVGKRREH, from the coding sequence GTGGTCAGAAGAGCGCGCGCCGTCGGCGTGGTCAGTGACGAGACGTCCTCCTCGCCGCTGCTCGAGCCGCTGCTGCGCGCCATGCGGGCCAACGACTCCCAGCAGGACTTCCCCCTGGTGGAGCGCGCCTTCGCGGCCGCCAATCATCACCACAGGGACCAGAAGCGCAAGAGCGGCGATCCCTACATCACGCATCCGGTGGCGGTGGCCACCATTCTGGCCGAACTGGGACTGACTGGCTCCACCCTGGCTGCGGCGCTGCTGCATGACACGGTGGAGGACACCTCCTACTCCCTGGAGCAGCTCACCGAGGAGTTCGGCGACGAGATCGCGCTGCTGGTCGACGGAGTCACGAAGCTGGACAAGCTCAAGTTCGGAGACGCCGCCCAGGCAGAGACCGTGCGCAAGATGGTGCTGGCGATGGCCAAGGACATCCGCGTGCTGATGATCAAGCTGGCAGACCGGCTCCACAATGCGCGCACCTGGCGCTATGTCGCGGCCGAGTCGAGCGCGCGCAAGGCCAAGGAGACGCTGGAGATCTTCTCCCCGCTGGCCCACCGGCTCGGGATGAACACGATCAAATGGGAGCTGGAGGACCTCTCCTTCGCAGCGCTCTATCCCAAGGTCTACGAGGAGATCGTGCGCCTGGTGGGGGATCGGACCCCGCAGCGGGAGAAGTTCCTCTCCCAGGTCCGGGAGACCATCGCCGATGACCTCAACGAGGCCAGCATCTCCGCGACCATCACCGGCAGGCCCAAGCACTACTACTCGATCTACCAGAAGATGATCGTGCGCGGGAAAGAGTTCGACGACATCCACGACCTCATGGGCGTGCGGGTCCTGGTGGACACGATCCGCGACTGCTACGCGGTGCTGGGGGCCCTGCACGCGCGGTGGAATCCGCTGCCCGGGCGGTTCAAGGACTACATCGCCATGCCGAAATACAACATGTACCAGTCGCTGCACACGACCGTGCTCGGGCCTGCGGGCAAGCCGGTGGAGATCCAGATCCGCACCCATGAGATGCACCGGCGAGCCGAGTATGGCGTCGCCGCGCACTGGAAGTACAAGCAGGACATCTCCGTGCCGCATGCCGCCTCCGAGCCTCCGGTCGGCGGTTCGCTGGCTGGAACCGCCACCCAGCAGTCCCAGGCCACCGAGGACATCGGCTGGCTGCGCTCTCTGGTGGACTGGCAGTCCGAGACGAAGGATCCGGACGAGTTCCTGGATTCGCTTCGGTATGAGATCAATGCCAAAGAGGTCTTCGTCTACACGCCCAAGGGCGAGGTCATGTCGCTGCCGGCAGGCTCCACCCCGGTGGACTTCGCCTACGCCATCCACACCGATGTCGGGCACAAGACGATCGGCGCCCGGGTCAACGGCAAGCTGGTGCCGCTGAACTCGGAGCTCCAGCACGGTGACTGGGTGGAGATCTTCACCTCCAAGTCGGAGACGGCGGGGCCGAGCAACGACTGGCTCCAGTTCATCAAGAGCGCCCGGGCGCGGAACAAGATCCGGCACTGGTTCTCCAAGGAGCGTCGCGAGGAGTCCATCGAGCGCGGCAAGGAGAGCCTGACCAAGGCCATCCGGAAGTCCCAGCTTCCGCTGCAGAAGGTGATGAACCCCGAGGTCCTCGACACGGTGGCCAAGCAGCTGCACTACACCGAGGTTGCGGGCCTCTACGCCGGAGTGGGCGAGGACCATGTCTCCACCCAGAACGTGATCGAGCATCTCATCGCCCTCTTCGAGCCGGAGGAGGAGGAGTCCGAGGAGCATGACACGACTCCGATCACCTCCCCGGTGACCCCGGCGAATCAGTACTCCGACGCCGGAGTGATCGTCAAGGGCGCCGGCAACGTGCTGGTGAAGCTCGCCCGCTGCTGCACGCCGGTGCCGCCCGATGAGATCGAAGGCTTTGTCACCCGCGGGCAGGGCGTCTCGGTCCACCGCGGTGACTGCCGCAATGTCGAACAGCTCCGTGACCAGCCCGGACGACTGGTGGAGGTGGAATGGGCGCCGACGAAGTCCTCGGTGTTCCTCGTCGAGATCCAGGTGGAGGCGCTGGACCGCAAGTCGCTGCTCTCCGACGTGACACGGATCCTGGCGGAATCCCAGGTGAACATCCTCTCAGCGAGCGTGCAGACCTCCCGTGATCGGGTGGCGCTCTCCCGGTTCTCCTTCGAGATGGGCGATCCGCGGTACCTGAACCACGTGCTGAACTCGGTGCGCCGCATCGATGGGGTCTACGACGTCTACCGCACCGTGGGAAAGCGCCGCGAGCACTGA
- the yajC gene encoding preprotein translocase subunit YajC, producing MNASPQDAQVLAAEGGGATAGFDPFLLIMIAILVIFMFLTFRRGKKLRDEQSKARGGAVVGAQVVTAGGMVGTVVSRDEEAQRVTLEFSSGDRVDFLVGAIQQVVEPAASTED from the coding sequence GTGAACGCTTCCCCCCAAGACGCCCAGGTCCTCGCAGCCGAAGGTGGCGGCGCCACCGCGGGCTTTGATCCGTTCCTGCTGATCATGATCGCGATCCTGGTGATCTTCATGTTCCTGACCTTCCGCCGCGGCAAGAAGCTCCGCGACGAGCAGTCGAAGGCGCGCGGCGGCGCCGTGGTCGGTGCCCAGGTCGTCACCGCAGGAGGAATGGTCGGCACCGTGGTCTCTCGTGATGAGGAGGCCCAGCGGGTCACACTGGAGTTCAGCTCCGGGGACCGGGTGGACTTCCTGGTCGGCGCGATCCAGCAGGTGGTTGAACCCGCCGCCAGCACCGAGGACTGA
- the alaS gene encoding alanine--tRNA ligase: MKTEDIARTWYDYFAAKGHERVPSASLISPDPSVLFTIAGMVPFIPYFMGTENPPYSRAVSVQKCIRTADIEEVGKTARHGTFFQMCGNFSFGDYFKETAIPMAWELLTNPVQGDAQTGLRGYGLDPERLWVTVYQDDDEAYAIWRDQVGIPETRIQRFGPEDNYWNTGQPGPGGPCSEIYYDRGPAYGIEGGPAADETRYVEIWNLVFMQYRLSAVHSKTEFEVAGPLQSKNIDTGLGLERLAMVLQGVENMYETDQVRPVLDRAATLAGISYTSTEDPADPRHANDVRLRMIADHVRSSLMLISDGVRPSNEGGGFVLRRLIRRVILAMRLMGVEEPVFGELVTVSKNAMKGVYPEVETNYSKIHDTAVKEEQAFLRTISAGTAKLTSAVSSAQTAGAAVTGADAFALHDTYGFPIDLTLEMAAEAGVRVDEASFRELMTEQRERARADAKGKKSGHADTQLYQELRADSPTRFTGYTEHTTESRIRGLLVNGESRRSAAVGEDVELVLDATPFYAEAGGQAPDTGRITGDGFELEVLDVQSPIKGLSVHRARVLAGEVPAGAPALGAIDVRRRLDAQKAHSGTHLIHAALHDVLGPEAVQAGSFNKEGYLRFDFTAEEAMSTGARQELEEAANLAIRDNYEVLTRVTSLEEAQALGAMMLFGEKYGEEVRMVEINGAWSRELCGGTHVDATAEIGTLALMSEASVGSGNRRVEALVGLDAFNHFAAERTLVNQLTEMLKVPADQVPDRIAATLAKLKDTERELEKLRSAQLRAKASELLSQTVDAGGIDVLAHDAGTVTGADDLRALALDLRGRFGSRPAVAAVAGVAKGRPVIVVATTESARAQHVSAGELVKLACSVLGGGGGGKPDLAQGGGADATKIATALDDVVTAVTQRG; encoded by the coding sequence ATGAAGACCGAGGACATCGCCCGGACGTGGTACGACTACTTCGCCGCCAAGGGACATGAGCGCGTCCCTTCAGCATCGCTGATCTCACCGGACCCCTCGGTGCTGTTCACCATCGCCGGGATGGTGCCGTTCATCCCGTACTTCATGGGCACCGAGAACCCGCCGTACTCCCGCGCCGTCTCGGTGCAGAAGTGCATCCGCACCGCAGACATCGAAGAGGTCGGCAAGACGGCCCGCCACGGGACGTTCTTCCAGATGTGCGGCAACTTCTCCTTCGGCGACTACTTCAAGGAGACGGCCATCCCCATGGCCTGGGAGCTGCTGACGAACCCCGTCCAGGGCGACGCCCAGACGGGCCTGCGCGGCTATGGGCTGGATCCTGAGCGGCTCTGGGTCACCGTGTATCAGGACGACGACGAGGCCTACGCCATCTGGCGCGACCAGGTGGGCATCCCCGAGACGCGGATCCAGCGGTTCGGCCCCGAGGACAACTACTGGAACACCGGTCAGCCCGGCCCCGGCGGTCCCTGCTCAGAGATCTACTACGACCGCGGTCCCGCCTACGGGATCGAGGGCGGCCCGGCCGCTGACGAGACGCGGTACGTGGAGATCTGGAATCTGGTCTTCATGCAGTACCGGCTCTCCGCCGTGCACTCCAAGACGGAGTTTGAAGTCGCCGGCCCGCTGCAGAGCAAGAACATCGACACCGGCCTGGGACTCGAACGGCTCGCCATGGTCCTCCAGGGCGTGGAGAACATGTACGAGACCGACCAGGTCCGCCCGGTGCTGGACCGCGCAGCGACCCTTGCCGGGATCAGCTACACCTCCACCGAGGATCCTGCCGACCCCCGCCATGCCAATGACGTGCGCCTTCGCATGATCGCTGACCATGTGCGCAGCTCGCTGATGCTCATCTCCGACGGAGTTCGTCCTTCCAACGAGGGCGGCGGCTTCGTGCTGCGCCGGCTCATCCGCCGAGTCATCCTGGCCATGCGCCTGATGGGCGTCGAGGAGCCGGTCTTCGGTGAGCTGGTCACCGTGTCCAAGAACGCGATGAAGGGCGTCTACCCCGAGGTCGAGACAAACTACAGCAAGATCCACGACACAGCGGTCAAGGAGGAGCAGGCCTTCCTGCGGACCATCTCCGCCGGCACCGCCAAGCTGACCTCCGCAGTGTCCTCGGCGCAGACGGCGGGGGCCGCCGTCACCGGCGCCGACGCCTTCGCGCTGCACGACACCTATGGCTTCCCGATCGACCTGACCCTGGAGATGGCCGCCGAGGCCGGCGTCCGCGTGGACGAGGCGAGCTTCCGTGAACTCATGACCGAGCAGCGCGAACGAGCCCGTGCGGATGCCAAGGGCAAGAAGTCCGGGCATGCCGACACCCAGCTCTACCAGGAGCTCCGCGCAGACTCCCCCACCCGCTTCACCGGGTACACCGAACACACCACTGAGTCACGGATCCGCGGACTGTTGGTCAACGGCGAGTCACGGCGCAGCGCCGCCGTCGGCGAGGACGTCGAGCTGGTCCTCGACGCCACGCCCTTCTACGCCGAGGCCGGGGGGCAGGCGCCGGACACCGGACGCATCACCGGTGACGGCTTCGAGCTCGAGGTGCTCGACGTCCAGTCCCCCATCAAGGGACTCTCGGTGCACCGTGCCCGCGTCCTCGCCGGCGAGGTTCCTGCGGGTGCACCGGCGCTGGGCGCCATCGATGTGCGCCGCCGTCTCGACGCCCAGAAGGCCCATTCCGGCACCCATCTCATCCACGCGGCGCTGCACGACGTTCTGGGCCCCGAGGCGGTTCAGGCCGGCTCCTTCAACAAGGAGGGCTACCTTCGCTTCGACTTCACCGCCGAGGAGGCCATGAGCACCGGGGCCCGCCAGGAGCTGGAGGAGGCCGCGAACCTCGCGATACGGGACAACTACGAGGTGCTGACCAGGGTGACCAGCCTCGAGGAGGCGCAGGCCCTGGGCGCCATGATGCTCTTCGGCGAGAAGTACGGCGAGGAGGTCCGCATGGTGGAGATCAACGGCGCCTGGTCCCGCGAGCTCTGTGGGGGCACGCATGTCGATGCCACGGCGGAGATCGGCACACTGGCCCTCATGTCGGAGGCCTCGGTGGGTTCGGGGAATCGCCGCGTCGAGGCCCTGGTCGGTCTCGATGCCTTCAACCACTTCGCCGCGGAGCGCACCCTGGTGAATCAGCTCACCGAGATGCTCAAGGTCCCCGCCGACCAGGTCCCAGACCGCATCGCCGCCACGCTGGCCAAGCTCAAGGACACCGAGCGGGAGCTTGAGAAGCTCCGCAGCGCCCAGCTCCGAGCGAAGGCTTCAGAGCTGCTCTCGCAGACGGTCGACGCAGGCGGGATCGATGTCCTCGCCCATGATGCCGGGACCGTGACCGGTGCCGATGACCTCCGTGCGCTGGCCCTGGATCTTCGGGGGCGGTTCGGCTCGCGCCCGGCTGTGGCTGCTGTGGCCGGCGTCGCCAAAGGACGTCCCGTCATCGTGGTGGCAACCACCGAGTCCGCCCGCGCGCAGCACGTCTCTGCCGGGGAGCTGGTCAAGCTCGCCTGCAGCGTGCTCGGCGGAGGCGGAGGCGGCAAGCCGGATCTCGCTCAGGGCGGCGGAGCGGACGCGACCAAGATCGCGACCGCACTGGACGACGTCGTCACGGCGGTCACCCAGCGTGGCTGA
- the secF gene encoding protein translocase subunit SecF, whose product MAANFAKAGNQLYTGERSYPFIQKSNLWFILAGILVLASIAVPFFRGGFNLGIEFTGGSEFTISQTENTDIGIGQDAVEEVSGQDAIVTNVAPNTVRVQTEELSDTETLEVADALEQGYGVAGEQVSSTFIGPVWGEQISQQMLLGLVIFVVLVALYMAFYFRTWTMSLAAMLGLGFVVITTVGIYAATGFEVTPSAIIGFLTILSYALYDTMVVFDKIRENVDGLRGQKDQTFTERVNLAVNQTLVRSINTSVVGILPVGSILFIGSLLLGAGTLRDISLSLFVGIIVGTLATVFIQAPLYARMRRNDADIRAHTAEVLSLREQRGVHAVTASGTALDAAGRPAAFPPLPEEESEEDLDQEEDYQVIIQAPHEH is encoded by the coding sequence ATGGCGGCAAACTTCGCCAAAGCAGGCAACCAGCTCTACACCGGTGAGCGGTCCTACCCGTTCATCCAGAAGTCCAATCTCTGGTTCATCCTCGCCGGGATCCTGGTGCTCGCCTCGATCGCGGTGCCGTTCTTCCGAGGTGGCTTCAACCTGGGCATCGAGTTCACCGGCGGCTCGGAGTTCACCATCTCGCAGACCGAGAACACCGACATCGGCATCGGCCAGGACGCCGTGGAGGAGGTCTCCGGCCAGGACGCGATCGTCACCAATGTCGCGCCCAACACCGTGCGCGTGCAGACCGAGGAGCTCAGCGACACCGAGACCCTCGAGGTCGCAGACGCCCTCGAACAGGGCTACGGCGTGGCGGGCGAGCAGGTCAGCTCCACCTTCATCGGCCCCGTCTGGGGCGAGCAGATCTCCCAGCAGATGCTGCTGGGGCTGGTGATCTTCGTCGTCCTGGTGGCGCTGTACATGGCCTTCTACTTCCGAACCTGGACCATGTCGCTCGCCGCGATGCTGGGCCTGGGCTTTGTGGTCATCACCACTGTCGGGATCTACGCCGCCACCGGGTTCGAAGTGACCCCCAGCGCGATCATCGGCTTCCTGACCATCCTCTCCTACGCGCTCTACGACACCATGGTCGTCTTCGACAAGATCCGCGAGAACGTGGACGGACTGCGCGGACAGAAGGATCAGACGTTCACCGAACGGGTGAACCTGGCCGTCAACCAGACCCTGGTGCGCTCGATCAACACCTCGGTGGTGGGCATCCTGCCGGTGGGATCGATCCTGTTCATCGGTTCGCTGCTGCTCGGCGCGGGCACGCTGCGAGACATCTCGCTCTCGCTGTTCGTCGGCATCATCGTGGGCACGCTGGCCACCGTCTTCATCCAGGCGCCGCTGTACGCGCGGATGCGACGCAATGATGCAGACATCAGGGCCCACACTGCGGAGGTGCTCTCCCTGCGCGAGCAGCGCGGTGTCCACGCCGTCACCGCCTCTGGGACAGCGCTGGATGCGGCCGGGCGACCCGCCGCCTTTCCGCCGCTTCCCGAGGAGGAGTCCGAGGAGGACCTCGACCAGGAGGAGGACTACCAGGTCATCATCCAGGCCCCTCACGAGCACTGA